The genome window TAATTTGATAATACTTATTGCGATGTGGTTATTGCAACTGCTGATCGTGTTACCCTTGATATACACACACTCCAAAGCGCGCCGGAACGGCTTTTTGGCCACGCCCAGAAGGGCGATTTCCAGCATATATTTTGGTATCACTGTGTTCATCTCAATCTCCTTGTAAAATTAAATGGGCAACCGCCAAGTTCCAGAGACTCATTTTACCCTCCAACCATTTGTAAGATTAACCAGCTGCGGAAACTCTCGCGCCCCGACTACCTGCTCCGGCTCAATGCTCCCCCATGTGAAGAAGGCAACAGCTCCTATATCCAGACCCAGGGTATCAATGGCGAGCTTATACTCTGTCATGATCTTTGCGCAATCCCACATGCCGCATAAATGAGGAGACGACATTGCAGGCGGGATCAAGGCGATCTTGCGAGCAGCCCCATTAATAGGCTCACCGTGCAGAGTGTTATACCGCGTGACAGTATTGAAAATTGTAGAATGTTCGGCCATCGCGTCTGGCTTGCCCTGCTGTACGCAGTCGATAAGACAAAAGTAATTATCTACCGACAGGTAGTTAACTGTCTTTGCCATATCAAATTCATTACTCCAGTCAGGTACTACCGTATAGGCCTCATTGTGCCAAGATAAAGAACCTCCTATATTAGCCTTAACCACTGCATCCGCAGCTTCTATCCGGTTAATATGCCACTCGTTTGATTGCCCTTGCCCGCTGCTGATGATCTCATCATACAGCACGATAATTTGCAGTCCGTGACTATTTGCCAGATTGATATCCTGCGCAAAGTCCACAGGATCAAACTCGGCGAACTCTGCAGGCGACACAACTACAACAGCGGCGGAAAATCCTGAAGCGCCACCAAGATAATCTACAGCGTTGCTTGCTCCATTGTTAGCGGATCCATCATATATGAACCCGAAAGCGTTATGGTCTGTCTGTGCCCTAACCTCTGCAACCTGCGCAGGATCTGTTACCAATGCGCCTATATTGTCAATATTGAAGTCAGCCATAGCAGCTCCTGAGAACATTTCCGCAACAGCAATTGCCAATATTGTGCGGTTTAATTTTCTATTGATTTTCATTTTGCGCTCCTTGTTTAAATGTGTTGAACATCAACCCCATGCCTTGCATCATACACTCATAAAAACACTTGTCAACATTTATTTACCATTGTCAAATTGCCTGCTGAATCCGTATTGCATGCTGTCTTCAAATTGCCTGCTGTTGCCATACTGCTGACTGTGACCGAATTGCCTGCTGCTCCCATATTGCTGGCTGTATCCAGTTTGCTGGCTGTCGTCGTATTGCTGACTGATTCCATATTGCCTGCTGTTGCCATATTGCTGGCTGTTGCCATATTGCATGCTATTGTCGTATTGCCGACTGTTGCAGAATTGCATGCTATAGTCGTATTGCTGGCTTCTGCCGGATTGCTGGCTGTTGCCTGATTGCATGCTGTAGTCGTAACCAACTGAATCGCCACTGCGATGTGAATCTTGATAACCCGTTGCTTCGTCGAAAATCCAGCAGTTTCCTTCATGGGATAAGTTGTCTTCGGACTGTACAAATCCGCCTAAGTCACCTGCTTTTACAGGTTTGTGTATTGTGTCGAAACTTTGTAACGCTCTGATTCTGTAAACAGTTTCTCCTGTCGGCATTATTTTTGACTCATTTGTTAATTCGTATTTTTGTTTGGTGTTAGCGCTCATGATCGTTGCCCCTGTGTTGATGATATAAATCTGATTAATCTTGACTGCCGCCACATTGTTTACTGTCACCATATTGAAGGCTGTTACCATACTGGCGACTATTGCCATATTGCCAACTATTGCCATATTGCCAACTGTTTCCATATTGGCGGCTATAGTCATACTGTATGCTGTCACCATACTGTCGGCTGTAGCCAAACTGATGGCTGTAGCCATATTGCCAACTGTTTCCATACTGACGGCTGTAACCATATTGACGGCTGTAACCGTATTGCTGGCTTTTGCCATATTGACGGCTGTAACCGTATTGCTGGCTTTTGCCATAACCCACAGAGTCGCCACTGCGATATGAATCTTGATAACCCGTTGCCTCATCAAAAAGCCAGCACTCACCTTCATGGGACAGGTTAGATTCTGATTGCACCCAACCTCCTAAGTCACCGGCTTTAACTGGTTTATAGATCGTGTCGAAACTGCGTAACGATCTTATTCGATACACGGTTTCACCTGTAGGCATGGTTTTTGACGTATTTGTCAGTTCATATTTTTTCATTCTATGATCCTCATTTAAAGTAGATAAACATCAACCCTATGAGCAGCATCATACACCAACAAAAACACTTGTCAACATTTATTTACCCTTACCTTGTCGACACGAGATATACCCGCGCTTGCGCGCTACTACATAGGCAAACATCATCCTGGTTGACGCGTGCCCAAGATGCGATAATCCGCTCTCTGAGTCTATACGCTCCCCCCTAAGATGCTTTACCGCATGGCTTATAGCAGCGTATATGTGATCACTGATTGGAATCATGTCCCATCCTGCAGCCGGGTATTTTGTCATGCCAAACGCGAGCACGGCTTCAACTTCCGCCAACCAATCAGGGTCCACTAATTTTAATTGCGTGATCATTGCATGCATCGCAAGATATGCGCAATAACATCAACGGTAAACCCGTTACCCAATGCCTTATATCGCTGGGTGTTGCTTACAAGCTGCTTACCGTCCTCATTGGTGATAAGGGTGAATCCAGAATTAAGTGTTTGTAATCTCTCGCATTCAACAGGCGTTAGTTTTCTAAATCCATCAACAGTAGCAAGGAAATTATTTTGCTCCCATGAATTTGACCCAAGTGTCGGGCATTTTCCATCCAACGCCATAAACCCTCCAGAATTAAATCCCCTTGATCTTTGAAATATCAATTGCCTACGACTCTTCTCAAAGTATTGCTCTAAAGTTCCTCCCTTAAAGTAATTCGCATCGATACAAAAAGACTTTTCTCTATCTGTTACTCCATTCTCAAGAATATCTGCAAGGACAATACCTTTATCTTCCGGCTGCCCGAAACTCCAGTTGGCCCAATAAAGGCGCTGCCTGTTCTGAGCGCTTAGAAGCGAGCTGTTGATAAAAACAGGCTCAACACCTAAATGCTTGCTGATCACATCCAGTGATTCTTTTTTCATTTTGACGTTTTCTAACAAGAACTTAACGTCAGGGTTAACTCTGCGAATGTGGTTTAAAATATCAACGTACACAAAAAACAGCCTTGAGCGTGGGTCATTGAATGCCAGTTGCTTACCAGAAAAGCTGAAGCCTTGGCAAGGCGAACCCCCAATCAACAACCCGATTGATGACCAGTCGATGTCCCACTCGCGCCACCTGGTAACATCGCCAAGTTGCACGGTGCTGGGGTAGTTGTGCTGAGTTATCTGTATCGCGTACCGGTCTACCTCAGCTGCGTAGTAGGTGTGTGGAGTTATGCCAGCCCGCTCCAATGCCACTTGAGCGCAGCTTATTCCGTCAAATAGGCTTAATACGTTCATCTCGCGGTCCTCAATGCAAAATCCAGCGCCTTTTCAAGCTCTTCGGGTGCTTTACTGCGTACGTCTGCCTCGACGACCTTTTCCATATCCACAAATTGCTTGTAAGTTGGATCCTTAACAAAGCCAAGTATCAGCTCAGGGGGGCGCTCCTTCCTCCTTCGTGGGCGCCTATTCTCGCTTACCGGAACCTGCTCCTTAACAACTATAATTCTGTCCTTCGGACGGAAGGCCCTCCATATACCGGGCGCAAGTGTAGATTTTACCGGTGGAGTTAGCTTTGAGATCAGCTTTGATAGATTGCTGCGCGAGATATTCCCGGCCGCATTAAGCTTAGCGCCCGGCCCAGGCACCGTGTAACTGCCTGCATCCATGTATCCATTTGATATTAGATAGCGCTCATAAGGCTTTTGCTCTCGCTGTCCGCCAGTAAACAAGTGGCCAAATAACCTAGTATTATCAACCTTAACCCTAGCCACGGGAGCGCGCTTAGTAGCCTTATCAATCTTGATCTGACGCAATGCGAACCGCCCGGGCTTCTGCAATTTCCGCTCCATTTCAGCCTGCGTGGCCTTGCGCCCAGACCATGCAAGCGCAGTGAGCGCAAGCGCCGTAGCAAATGGCACCTGCTCCCTCTGCGTGTACGTAAGCTCACGTACCATCTTGTCCAGGTCGCTGCGTATTGATATCATCTGGTCCCCACCATAGTAACGATAAGCCTGTTGTCGCGGCTTATCGTATCAACTCGCAATCCCGCCGCCTTTGTGTATCGGTATATCTTTTGTCTTGCCGCAGCCAATGCAGCTGATCCTTCGGCCGAAAAATCGAATTCGACAGATTCACCGGTCGAAAGATCCAGGGTCGTGCTGATTAAAAGATCCTTCGGCGGCGTGATTCCGTGCGTAATAATCATTTTTATTTCTCCTAAAACGTCTATTTTCATTTAATAAACGCGAAACGTCAAGAACTTTTTACATTTATCGGCTAACCACTGGCTCCATGCAAACCGACATCAAACTATCACTCAGAATGCCCCCAGAATCGATCAGAACCGCCCTAGAATCGATTATCTTTTGAATCCTATGTCGTAGTACCAAATAGCACTTACAAGGCCTTGTAGGTCGTTTAAATGGCTCGGCATGCTTCTTATCCTGATTTTGGGGTATGTGGTGGAAATTCACGAATTTCCCGAAAATCACTTTTGATTCAATAACTTACACGGGCTGAGGTGTTTTTTCAGGTGGAATTTCGAAGCCGGAATTCTTCATTTAAATCAACATCTTAAGCCTATTTTGGGGTGAAAAGGTGGAATTCCCTAAGCGCATGTATAGGGGTATACATGCATAGTACCGTATAAAAAAACTGTAATTTCTCTTAATGAGAATAATTCCTATTTAAGAATAATTCTTATCTAATAGGAATTATTATAATAATAATTATTATATATATATATATATACCCCATATATATATATATATATATATACTACAATACTTTCAAGAACTTAGCGCGAGGTGACGAGAATACCTCGCCCCCCTCACAATCGGCTGAAACGCCATGTGCATGCGGGTTACAGCCGATTCCAATTTAACCTCAAATCCGTCCCAATATCACTGATTTAGCTTGTATTCACGCTTGCCGTTCGATGCGTCAGATGAAAGAAGCCCTTGATTACACATCTCTTTTAGGTTTTCCCTTATCAATTCCGCTCTATTCCCAGTGAAACTGATGAAAGGTTCGACTCCTTTGCGAGACTGTAAAATTTCTCTCTCTGTAATCAAGTCCTTGCGCTTAAACATCCTCAAAATGGCCTCAAATTCAGACTTTTGTCCTGATATCCCCTTACTCTGACAAAGGTTAAGACTGGAAATAAGTAGATCATCAGCAATGCCGATGGCCGCCATAACATGAAAATCCTCAATCAAATCATTGTCTTGATCATACAGC of Nitrosomonas sp. contains these proteins:
- a CDS encoding DNA cytosine methyltransferase, which codes for MNVLSLFDGISCAQVALERAGITPHTYYAAEVDRYAIQITQHNYPSTVQLGDVTRWREWDIDWSSIGLLIGGSPCQGFSFSGKQLAFNDPRSRLFFVYVDILNHIRRVNPDVKFLLENVKMKKESLDVISKHLGVEPVFINSSLLSAQNRQRLYWANWSFGQPEDKGIVLADILENGVTDREKSFCIDANYFKGGTLEQYFEKSRRQLIFQRSRGFNSGGFMALDGKCPTLGSNSWEQNNFLATVDGFRKLTPVECERLQTLNSGFTLITNEDGKQLVSNTQRYKALGNGFTVDVIAHILRCMQ